The genomic interval GGTTTTCCCATTGGCGTTGGTTTTTTGCTGTTTCCTCTGGCAGGTATTGCAGCCGCGCACCTCCTGCCGGGCGGTCGTGCGGCAAGTGCAGGCCTTTTGCGAGACTGAACGCCAGCGCTTCGACGAGAACACCAGCGCTTATTGTCAGGCACGTTCGCGTCTGCCCTATACCTGTTTGCAACAAGCACTGTGCGATTCAGCTCAAGCAGCAGAGCGGCTTGCCTGTCAAGGTGTTCCCGGATGGAACCGCCCTGTCAAAGTCGTAGACGCCACCGGCGTGCGCTTGCCCGATACCGCAGCCAATCGCAAAGCATTTCCGTACCCCAGTGGTCAGCAACCGGGCTGTGGCTTTCCCGTGATGAAAGTCGCCGGCCTCTATTCACTAGCCAGCGGGGCCATCCTCAAGACCGTCGACGGCCCTTGGTTTGCTCACGAGGCGCGCCTATGCAACAACCTTTGGCCCAACCTTCAGCCAGGTGACATCCTCTTGGGTGATCGCGCCTTCGGCGCCTACTTCATCCTCGCCTCACTGCCTCAACGCGGCGTGGACGTTGTCTGCCGTTTGAACCAAGGAAGACATTTCNNNNNNNNNNGCCCCGCCATAAAATACGCCCTGTTTACCTCGCCGAAGATGAATGGGAACAGGCGCCCGAACAGATCACCGTGCGTCTCATCCAGGTCCGCATCCCCGCCAACGGCTTCCGCACACAAGAGCTGTGGTTCTCCACCACGTTGCTTGATCCCATCACATATCCCGCCGTG from Vicinamibacterales bacterium carries:
- a CDS encoding transposase produces the protein MEIESQYRRFLSSRTLAPPKHGTGSRRRVFPLALVFCCFLWQVLQPRTSCRAVVRQVQAFCETERQRFDENTSAYCQARSRLPYTCLQQALCDSAQAAERLACQGVPGWNRPVKVVDATGVRLPDTAANRKAFPYPSGQQPGCGFPVMKVAGLYSLASGAILKTVDGPWFAHEARLCNNLWPNLQPGDILLGDRAFGAYFILASLPQRGVDVVCRLNQGRHF